In Acanthopagrus latus isolate v.2019 chromosome 17, fAcaLat1.1, whole genome shotgun sequence, the following are encoded in one genomic region:
- the ubr5 gene encoding E3 ubiquitin-protein ligase UBR5 isoform X5, which produces MTSIHFVVHPLPGTEDQLNDRLREVSEKLNKYSYNSHPHLSLLEQATLKQCVVGPNHAGFLLEDGRVCRISFAVQPDRLELSKPDGSDGSKLSSGSGTGRSSRPGRTSDPPWFLSGSDTLGRLAGNTLGSRWSSGVNGGSGGGGSGGGAGGGGAGGGSSGGGGSGGGGGGGGTSGRSSTAARDSRRQTRVIRTGRDRGSGLLGSQPQPVIPASVIPEELITQAQVVLQGKSRSVIIRELQRTNLDVNLAVNNLLSRDDEDGDDGDDTASESYLPGEDLMSLLDADIHSAHPSVIIDADAMFSEDISYFGYPSFRRSSLSRLGSSRVLLLPLERDSELLRERESVLRLRERRWLDGASFDTERGSTSREGEPSLDKKSIPVQSPVSLGEELQWWPDKDGVKFVSIGAMFSELVAVSSKGELYQWKWSEPEPYRNAQNPSIHHPRVSFLGLANEKITLLSANSIRATVATETNKVATWVDDTLSTVASKLEHSAQAFPELQGERMVSLHCCALYTCAQLENSLYWWGVVPFSQRKKMLEKARAKNKKPKSSAGISSIPNITVGTQVCLRNNPLYHAGAVAFSVSAGIPKVGVLLESVWNMNDSCRFQLRSPESLKNMEKTTKTQEIKTESKPELVKTEMGPPPSPASTCSDTSSIASSASLPYKRRRSTPAPKEEEKVNEEQWPLREVVFVEDVKNVPVGKVLKVDGAYVAVKFPGTSSSMSNQSTAAPTDSDPSSLLQDCRLLRIDELQVVKTGGTPKVPDCFQRTPKKLCIPEKAEILAVNVDSKGVHAVLKTGNWVRYCIFDLATGKAEQENNFPTSNLAFLGQSERNVAIFTAGQESPIILRDGNGTIYPMAKDCMGGIRDPDWLDLPPINSLGMGVHSLANLPSNSTIKKKAAIIIMAVEKQTLMQHVLRCDYEACRQYLVNLEQAFLLDQGSQALGALLDHRCDGNRNILHAAVSVCFPVSNKETKEEEEAERSERNTFAERLSAVEAIANAISVVSSNSSGNRTGSSSSRGLRLREMMRRSLRAAGLGRHESGPSSSDHQDPVSPPIAPPSWVPDPPPMDPDGDIDFILAPAVGSLTTASTGTSQGPSTSTIPGPSTESSVVESKDRKANAHLILKLMCDSVVLRPHLRELLSAKDARGMTPFMLAVSGRAYPAAITVLEAAQKMAKVGDPGIAEKEDADSVFMEMICPSGTNPDDSPLYVLCCNDTCSFTWTGAEHINQDIFECRTCGLLESLCCCTECARVCHKGHDCKLKRTSPTAYCDCWEKCKCKTLIAGQKAARLDLLYRLLTTTNLVTTPNSRGEHILLFLVQTVARQSVEHCQYRPPRIREDRNRKAANAEDSDMPDHDLEPPRFAQLALERVLQDWNALKSMIMFGSQENKDPLSASSRIAHLLPEEQVYLNQQSGTIRLDCFTHCLIVKCAPDITFIDTLLGTLVKELQNKYTPGRREEAVNVTRRFLRSVARVFVILSVEMASSKKKNNFIPQPIGKCRRVFQALLPYAVEELCNVAESLIVPVRMGIARPTAPFTLASTSIDAVQGSEELFSVEPLPPRPSPDQSSSSSQTAASYIIRNPQPRRSSQSQPVRGRDEEQDDIVSADVEEVEVVEGVAGEEDHHDDQEEQGEENAEAEGQHDEHDEDGSDMELDLLAAAETESDSESNHSNQDNASGRRSVVTAATAGSEAGASSVPAFFSEDDSQSNDSSDSDSSSSQSDDVDQETFLLDEPLERTTSASHANSAAQAPRSMQWAVRNTPSQRATGSAPTSSSTPAASSTGLIYIDPTNLRRSSAISSSAAAAAAALEASNSSSYLTSASSLARAYSIVIRQISDLMSLIPKYNHLVYSQYPAAVKLTYQDAVNLQNYVEEKLIPTWNWMVSIMDSTEAQLRYGSALSSAGDPGHPSHPLHASQHSARRERMTAREEASLRTLEGRRRAATLLTARQGMMSARGDFLNYALSLMRSHNDEHSDVLPVLDVCSLKHVAYVFQALIYWIKAMNQQTTLDTPQMDRKRNREILELGLDNEDSEHENDEDTNQSSTLQDKDEDPVPAETGQNHPFFRRSDSMTFLGCIPPNPFDVPLAEAIPLADQPHLLQPNARKEDLFGRPSQGLYSSSYMATKGLAEASMDRNCLEVNMGSSLPSPSQILPTKMSYSANLKNVMSMETGQRSTGNQSLAEQELEASKPGPSPHDLAAQLKSSLLAEIGLTESDGPPLPSFRPHCSFMGMMISHDMLLGRWRLSLELFGRVFMEDVGAEPGSILTELGGFEVKESKFRREMEKLRNLQSRDLALEVDRDRDQLIQQTMRQLNTHFGRRCTTTPMAVHRVKVTFKDEPGEGSGVARSFYTAIALALLSNDKLPNLDCVQSVSKGMQASSTCHHDYNSNLMQRLRNRDRERERRSGGLRAGSRRDRDRDSRRQLSIDTRPFRPSSEGNPSDEPDPLPAHRQALGERLYPRVHAMQPAFASKITGMLLELSPAQLLLLLASEDSLRARVEEAMELLIAHGRENGADSILDLGLLEAPEKAQQQENRKRHGSTRSVVDMELDDPDDGDDNAPLFYQPGKRGFYSPRPGKNTEARLNCFRNIGRILGLCLLQNELCPITLNRHVIKVLLGRKVNWHDFAFFDPVMYESLRQLIRHSQAGEADAVFAAMDLAFAIDLCKEEGAGQVELLSGGVNMPVTPLNVYEYVRKYAEHRMLVVAEQPLHAMRKGLLDVLPKNALEDLTAEDFRLLVNGCGEVNVQMLISFTSFNDESGENAEKLLQFKRWFWSIVEKMSMTERQDLVYFWTSSPSLPASEEGFQPMPSITIRPPDDQHLPTANTCISRLYVPLYSSKQILKQKLLLAIKTKNFGFV; this is translated from the exons GATGGGCGTGTGTGTCGAATCAGCTTTGCTGTCCAGCCTGATCGCCTGGAGCTCAGCAAACCGGATGGCAGCGATGG TTCAAAGTTGAGCAGTGGTTCAGGGACAGGAAGGAGCTCCAGGCCAGGCAGGACTAGTGATCCGCCCTGGTTCCTGTCTGGCTCTGACACACTTGGCAGACTGGCAGGCAACACCCTTGG GAGTCGCTGGAGCTCTGGCGTCAACGGAggcagtggaggaggtgggagtggaggaggagcagggggaggtggagcaggaggtggcagcagtggaggaggtggaagtggaggtggaggcggtgGTGGAGGCACGTCAGGCAGGTCATCAACAGCAGCTCGTGATTCCCGTCGACAGACCAGGGTGATCCGTACAGGAAGGGACCGTGGCTCAGGACTTCTAGGTAGCCAGCCTCAGCCTGTCATACCAGCTTCTGTCATCCCCGAAGAGCTCATTACTCAG GCCCAAGTAGTACTTCAGGGGAAGTCCAGGAGTGTGATCATTAGGGAACTCCAGAGGACCAACCTGGATGTCAACCTCGCTGTCAACAACCTGCTGAGCcgtgatgatgaagatggagatgatggagacgACACGGCCAGCGAGTCCTACCTCCCAGGAG AGGACCTGATGTCCCTGTTGGATGCAGACATCCACTCAGCACATCCCAGTGTGATTATTGATGCTGATGCCATGTTCTCTGAGGACATCAGCTACTTTGGCTACCCCTCTTTTAGACGTTCATCGCTGTCACGCCTGGGATCCTCCAGAG TTCTCCTTCTTCCCTTAGAGCGCGACTCAGAGCTGTTGCGTGAGCGTGAGTCTGTATTGAGGTTACGTGAGCGCCGGTGGCTGGATGGGGCCTCGTTCGACACCGAGCGAGGCTCCACCAGCCGTGAAGGCGAGCCCAGCTTGGACAAGAAGAGCATCCCGGTCCAGAGCCCTGTCTCCTTGGGAGAGGAGCTCCAGTGGTGGCCTGACAAG GATGGTGTGAAGTTTGTGAGCATTGGAGCCATGTTCTCAGAGCTGGTGGCAGTCAGCTCCAAAGGAGAGCTTTATCAGTGGAAGTGGAGTGAACCTGAGCCCTACAGGAATGCCCAG AATCCTTCCATTCATCACCCACGTGTGTCCTTCCTGGGCCTGGCCAATGAGAAGATCACCTTATTGTCTGCCAACAGCATCAGAGCCACTGTAGCTACAGAGACCAACAAG GTGGCCACCTGGGTGGACGACACACTGAGCACAGTAGCCTCTAAGCTGGAGCACAGTGCTCAGGCTTTCCCTGAGCTGCAGGGGGAACGTATGGTGTCACTGCACTGCTGCGCTCTCTACACGTGTGCACAGCTTGAGAATAGCCTCTACTGGTG GGGTGTTGTGCCTTTTAGTCAGCGGAAGAAGATGCTTGAAAAGGCCCGAGCCAAGAACAAAAAGCCAAAGTCCAGCGCTGGCATCTCCTCGATACCCAACATCACTGTGGGAACACAG GTGTGCTTGAGGAATAACCCCCTCTACCATGCTGGTGCAGTGGCCTTTTCTGTCAGTGCTGGGATTCCCAAAGTGGGTGTCCTGTTGGAGTCTGTCTGGAACATGAACGACAGTTGCAGGTTCCAGCTACGCTCTCCAGAGAGCCTCAAGAACATGGAGAAGACCACTAAGACCCAGGAAATCAA GACGGAAAGCAAGCCGGAGCTGGTGAAGACTGAGATGGGTCCTCCTCCATCCCCAGCATCTACCTGCAGTGATACCTCTTCCATTGCTAGCAGTGCCTCACTGCCCTACA AGCGAAGGCGTTCTACTCCAGCtcccaaagaagaagagaaggtgAATGAGGAACAGTGGCCCCTCAGGGAGGTGGTGTTTGTGGAGGATGTTAAAAATGTCCCTGTGGGAAAG GTGCTTAAAGTGGATGGTGCGTATGTTGCTGTGAAGTTTCCAGGGACATCAAGCAGCATGAGCAACCAGAGCACTGCTGCTCCCACTGATTCAGACCCATCATCACTGTTACAGGACTGTAGGCTCCTCAGAATAGATGAATTACAG GTGGTCAAAACTGGTGGGACACCTAAAGTTCCTGATTGTTTTCAGCGCACACCTAAAAAGCTCTGTATCCCAGAAAAGGCAGAGATTCTGGCAGTAAATGTTGACTCCAAAG gaGTCCATGCAGTTCTGAAAACTGGTAACTGGGTAAGGTACTGTATCTTTGACCTGGCCACAGGCAAAGCTGAACAGGAGAATAACTTCCCCACTAGCAACCTGGCCTTCCTGGGGCAGAGTGAGCGCAATGTTGCCATCTTCACTGCAGGACAG GAATCTCCCATCATCCTCCGAGATGGAAATGGCACAATCTACCCTATGGCCAAGGACTGCATGGGTGGAATACGAGATCCGGATTGGTTGGACCTGCCACCTATTAACAGCCTGGGAATGGGGGTGCACTCTCTGGCCAATCTCCCATCGAACTCcacaattaaaaagaaagctgctattattattatggcTGTTGAG aaACAGACACTGATGCAGCATGTCCTGCGTTGTGACTATGAGGCGTGTCGGCAGTACCTGGTGAACCTTGAGCAGGCTTTCCTCTTGGATCAGGGCAGTCAGGCCCTTGGAGCGCTTCTGGATCATCGCTGTGATGGAAATCGCAACATCCTCCatgctgctgtctctgtctgcttccCTGTCAGTAACAAGGAGACCAAAGAGGAGGAAG AAGCTGAAAGGtctgagagaaacacatttgCAGAACGTCTGTCTGCTGTGGAGGCAATTGCCAATGCCATCTCTGTGGTTTCAAGCAACAGTTCTGGGAACAGGACTGGCTCCTCCAGTAGCAGAGG GCTTCGTCTGAGGGAGATGATGCGGAGATCTCTAAGAGCAGCAGGCCTCGGCCGTCATGAGTCTGGCCCTTCATCCAGTGACCACCAGGACCCTGTGTCACCACCCATTGCCCCACCAAGTTGGGTCCCTGACCCCCCACCTATGGACCCTG ATGGTGACATAGATTTCATTCTAGCACCAGCTGTAGGTTCACTCACCACTGCCTCCACTGGGACCAGCCAGGGACCAAGCACCTCTACCATACCAG GGCCATCCACTGAGTCATCTGTGGTCGAATCTAAAGACAGGAAGGCCAACGCCCACCTCATCCTAAAGCTgatgtgtgacagtgttgttCTGAGGCCACACCTACGGGAGCTGCTCTCTGCCAA GGATGCCCGTGGAATGACCCCATTCATGCTGGCAGTCAGTGGGCGAGCCTACCCGGCAGCTATCACTGTGCTGGAGGCTGCTCAGAAAATGGCAAAGG TGGGCGACCCTGGCATTGCCGAGAAGGAGGATGCAGATTCTGTGTTCATGGAAATGATTTGCCCCTCGGGGACCAACCCAGACGATTCACCCCTCTATGTCCTCTGCTGCAATGACACCTGCAGTTTCACTTGGACTGGAGCTGAGCACATTAACCAG GATATCTTTGAGTGTCGTACCTGTGGTCTGCTCgagtccctctgctgctgcactgagtgTGCTAGGGTGTGTCACAAAGGACATGACTGCAA GCTGAAGCGGACATCCCCCACAGCATACTGTGACTGTTGGGAGAAATGCAAGTGTAAAACGCTGATTGCCGGGCAGAAGGCTGCTCGCCTGGATCTGCTGTACAGGTTACTCACAACCACTAACCTGGTCACAACACCAAACAGCAG GGGAGAGCATATATTACTGTTCCTGGTGCAGACTGTTGCAAGGCAGAGTGTTGAGCACTGTCAGTACAGACCACCACGTATTAGAGAAGACAGGAACCGCAAGGCTGCTAATGCAGAAG acTCTGATATGCCAGACCATGACCTAGAACCTCCCCGCTTTGCTCAGCTGGCTCTGGAGAGGGTCCTGCAGGACTGGAATGCCCTCAAGTCTATGATCATGTTTGGTTCTCAAGAGAATAAAGACCC GCTTAGTGCCAGCAGCAGAATTGCCCACCTCCTGCCTGAAGAGCAGGTCTACTTGAATCAGCAGAGTGGCACCATTCGCCTTGACTGTTTCACCCACTGCCTCATTGTCAAGTGTGCTCCTGACATCACT TTCATAGACACCTTACTAGGTACTCTAGTAAAGGAGCTGCAGAACAAATACACTCCTGGCCGGAGAGAGGAGGCAGTCAATGTCACCAGGAGGTTCCTACGCTCTGTAGCCCGGGTGTTCGTGATCCTCAGCGTGGAGATGGCCTCATCCaagaagaaaaa CAACTTCATCCCCCAGCCCATTGGGAAATGTCGGCGAGTTTTCCAAGCTCTGCTACCATACGCTGTGGAGGAGCTGTGTAACGTTGCAGAGTCACTGATTGTTCCGGTGCGAATGGGCATAGCAAGACCTACAGCTCCATTCACTTTGGCCAGTACCAGTATAGATGCTGTTCAGGGCAGTGAAGAGCTCTTCTCTGTTGAGCCACTGCCTCCGAGACCCTCACCAGACCAGTCCAGCAG ttCCAGCCAGACAGCTGCCTCTTATATCATCAGGAACCCCCAGCCTCGGCGCAGCAGCCAGTCTCAGCCTGTCAGAGGAAGAGACGAGGAGCAGGATGACATCGTATCAGCAGATGTGGAAGAG gttgAAGTTGTAGAGGGAGTAGCAGGTGAAGAAGACCATCATGATGACCAAGAGGAACAGGGAGAGGAAAATGCAGAGGCAGAAGGGCAGCATGATGAGCACGATGAGGATG GAAGTGACATGGAGCTGGACttgctggctgcagctgaaacGGAGAGTGACAGTGAAAGTAACCACAGCAATCAGGATAATGCTAGTGGCCGCAGGAGCGTCGTCACAGCAGCCACCGCTGGCTCTGAAGCAG gTGCCAGCAGTGTCCCTGCCTTCTTTTCAGAGGACGACTCCCAGTCTAATGACTCCAGTGActccgacagcagcagcagtcagagcgATGATGTTGACCAGGAGACGTTCCTTTTAGACGAGCCCCTGGAAAGGACGACCAGCGCCTCCCATGCCAACAGTGCAGCCCAGGCTCCTCGCTCCATGCAGTGGGCAGTTAGAAACACCCCCAGCCAGAGGGCCACAGGAAGTGCTCCCACCAGCTCCTCGACACCAGCTG CAAGCTCCACAGGCCTGATATATATTGACCCTACAAACCTGCGTCGCTCCAGCGCTATCAGTTCCAGTGCTGCGGCTGCGGCAGCAGCTCTGGAAGCCAGCAACTCCAGCAGCTATCTGACATCTGCCAGCAGCCTGGCCAGGGCCTACAGCATTGTCATCAGACAGATCTCAGACCTCATGAGTCTGATTCCCAAGTACAACCATCTAGTCTACTCACAGTACCCTGCTGCTGTTAAGCTCACTTACCAGGATGCAGTCAACTTGCAG AACTATGTTGAAGAAAAGCTGATTCCCACATGGAACTGGATGGTGTCCATCATGGATTCTACAGAAGCTCAGTTGCGATATGGCTCAGCCCTGTCATCTGCTGGAGACCCGGGCCACCCCAGTCACCCGCTTCACGCCTCTCAGCACTCTGCTCGGAGGGAGCGCATGACGGCACGTGAGGAGGCCAGCCTCCGCACTCTGGAAGGAcgcag gAGAGCAGCTACCCTGCTGACAGCTCGTCAGGGCATGATGTCGGCACGGGGCGACTTCCTGAACTACGCCTTATCACTGATGCGCTCCCACAATGATGAGCACTCTGATGTGCTTCCTGTGCTGGATGTGTGCTCACTGAAACATGTAGCATATGTTTTCCAGGCTCTTATCTACTGGATTAAGGCCATGAACCAGCAGACCACTTTGGATACCccacagatggacagaaagag GAATCGCGAAATTTTGGAACTTGGTTTGGACAATGAGGATTCTGAACATGAGAACGATGAGGACACCAATCAGA GTTCAACTCTGCAGGACAAGGATGAGGACCCAGTTCCAGCAGAAACGGGTCAGAACCACCCTTTCTTCCGGCGCTCTGACTCCATGACCTTCCTGGGTTGCATTCCACCTAACCCCTTCGATGTCCCCCTGGCTGAGGCCATTCCACTGGCAGACCAGCCCCACCTCCTGCAG CCTAATGCCAGGAAGGAGGATCTGTTTGGTCGTCCCTCTCAGGGTTtgtactcctcctcctacaTGGCAACCAAAGGCCTGGCTGAGGCAAGCATGGACAGGAACTGCCTGGAGGTAAACATGGGCTCCTCTCTACCCTCCCCCTCTCAG ATCCTGCCCACCAAGATGTCTTACTCAGCCAACCTTAAGAATGTGATGAGTATGGAAACTGGCCAGAGGAGCACTGGGAACCAGTCACTTGcagagcaggagctggaggctTCAAAACCAGGCCCTTCACCCCATGACCTCGCTGCCCAGCTGAAGAGCAGCCTTCTTGCCGAGATTGGCCTCACTGAGAGCGATGGACCACCTCTGCCATCATTCAG ACCTCACTGTAGTTTCATGGGGATGATGATTTCACATGACATGCTACTAGGTCGCTGGCGTCTGTCACTGGAGCTCTTTGGTCGTGTCTTCATGGAGGATGTTGGAGCTGAACCTGGATCG ATCCTCACAGAGTTGGGTGGATTTGAAGTAAAGGAATCCAAGTTCCGTCGGGAGATGGAGAAGCTGAGGAATCTGCAGTCCCGTGACCTGGCCCTGGAGGTGGATCGGGATCGAGACCAGCTAATACAGCAGACCATGCGTCAGCTAAACACGCACTTTGGCAGGCGTTGCACAACCACCCCCATGGCCGTGCATCGAGTGAAGGTTACCTTTAAAGATGAGCCGGGCGAAGGCAGCGGCGTGGCCCGCAGCTTCTACACAGCCATCGCCCTGGCCCTCCTCTCCAACGATAAGCTGCCCAACCTGGACTGTGTTCAGAGTGTCAGCAAGGGCATGCAGGCCAGCAGTACGTGTCATCACGATTACAATTCAA ATCTAATGCAGCGCTTGAGAAACAGAGAtcgggaaagagagaggagaagtggaGGGCTTCGAGCAGGATCTCGGAGAGATCGAGACAG AGACTCGAGGAGGCAGCTGTCCATAGATACCAGGCCTTTCAGGCCTTCATCAGAGGGAAACCCCAGCGATGAGCCCGACCCCCTGCCTGCACACAGACAAGCCCTGGGTGAAAGGCTCTACCCACGTGTTCATGCAATGCAACCG GCGTTTGCCAGTAAAATCACAGGCATGTTGCTGGAGCTGTCCCCTGCacaactgctgctgttgctggctAGTGAGGATTCTCTCCGGGCCAGGGTAGAGGAGGCCATGGAGCTTCTCATCGCACATGGAAG GGAAAATGGTGCTGACAGCATATTGGACCTGGGTCTCCTGGAGGCTCCAGAGAAAGCACAA CAGCAGGAGAACCGTAAGCGTCATGGCTCAACACGCAGTGTGGTCGACATGGAGCTGGACGACCCAGATGACGGTGACGACAACGCTCCTCTCTTCTACCAACCTGGCAAACGAGGCTTCTACTCTCCTCGACCTGGCAAGAATACAGAGGCCAGACTGAACTGCTTCCGTAACATTGGCAG GATACTGGGGTTATGTCTGCTTCAGAATGAACTCTGTCCAATCACATTGAACAGACATGTCATCAAAGTGCTGCTTGGGAGGAAG GTGAATTGGCATGATTTTGCCTTCTTTGACCCGGTCATGTATGAAAGCCTGCGGCAGCTGATCCGCCATTCTCAGGCTGGTGAAGCAGATGCAGTGTTTGCTGCGATGGACCTGGCCTTCGCCATTGACCTCTGTAAAGAGGAGGGAGCTGGACAG